Proteins from one Bifidobacterium sp. ESL0732 genomic window:
- a CDS encoding AEC family transporter: protein MSALIQPATLLLIILLGYLFKRTGILGPKDYRVVQVLEFDIVLPGAIIYSFATNPHQLNLLLLSCFSFCAALIPPLLIFVTTRHRPVSDRAFLMLNGSGFNVGCFCFPMVQAFLGPAALVPAAMFDIGNDIMVAAGTNVMTQNLLHITPGKTLAEQHAGDAPTLPRIKATDRDARRLQRRALIRNIVKGFVTSPAFDTYILMLVLMLFNFRFPNWIAQVCQPFSAANAFCSMVMVGMLTDLPGSKRDLKFVGEVMAWRLPCAIIFALLAWYILPFSSVIRETAVMCCLAPTAIFSTMFTDKVLGNAKLAGFILCLTAVVGTIMMTVAHFIIHM, encoded by the coding sequence ATGTCAGCACTCATTCAACCAGCGACGCTGCTGCTCATCATTTTGCTGGGATACCTGTTCAAACGGACCGGCATTTTGGGGCCGAAGGACTATCGCGTGGTGCAAGTGCTCGAATTCGATATCGTGCTGCCCGGCGCTATTATTTACTCCTTCGCTACGAACCCCCACCAGCTCAACCTTTTGCTGCTTTCCTGCTTTTCGTTCTGCGCAGCCCTAATTCCACCGCTGCTGATTTTCGTTACCACGCGCCATCGCCCCGTTTCCGACCGCGCATTTCTGATGCTCAACGGCAGTGGGTTCAACGTGGGCTGCTTCTGCTTCCCCATGGTTCAGGCATTCCTCGGCCCGGCCGCGTTGGTTCCCGCGGCGATGTTTGACATCGGCAATGACATCATGGTTGCGGCCGGTACGAACGTGATGACACAGAATCTTCTGCACATCACCCCCGGCAAAACACTGGCCGAGCAGCACGCCGGAGACGCTCCGACATTGCCGCGGATCAAGGCGACCGACCGCGATGCCCGCCGACTTCAGCGCCGTGCTCTGATTCGCAACATCGTCAAGGGCTTCGTCACTTCACCGGCGTTCGACACCTACATTCTGATGCTGGTGCTTATGCTCTTCAACTTCCGCTTCCCAAACTGGATCGCACAAGTCTGCCAGCCGTTCTCGGCAGCGAATGCGTTCTGCTCAATGGTGATGGTCGGCATGCTGACCGATCTGCCAGGCTCCAAACGCGACCTCAAGTTCGTCGGCGAGGTCATGGCCTGGCGTCTACCTTGCGCCATCATTTTTGCTTTGCTGGCTTGGTATATCCTGCCGTTCAGCTCCGTCATCCGCGAGACCGCCGTGATGTGCTGCCTCGCGCCGACGGCCATCTTCTCGACGATGTTCACCGACAAGGTGCTCGGCAACGCCAAGCTCGCAGGCTTCATCCTCTGTCTGACCGCCGTGGTCGGAACGATTATGATGACCGTCGCCCACTTCATCATCCATATGTAA
- the rdgB gene encoding RdgB/HAM1 family non-canonical purine NTP pyrophosphatase has translation MKIVVATHNEGKLPEIRTILEEELGKAAQHVELVSAGSMNLPDPVETGVTFEENALIKARDVAKRTGLPALADDSGLIVDVLGAAPGILSARWAGAHGHDKANNALLLAQLEDIPDGKRGARFNCAAALVVPKHCGEERPNGTAPKAEETVKLGEMRGTVIREPRGENGFGYDSIFVPNDQPGRLNENDEKLTSAEMTAEEKNAISHRHKAFVALAPAIKALIG, from the coding sequence ATGAAAATCGTCGTCGCCACGCATAACGAGGGCAAGCTGCCGGAGATTCGTACCATCCTCGAGGAAGAGCTGGGCAAGGCCGCACAGCACGTCGAACTGGTTTCAGCAGGCTCGATGAACCTGCCCGACCCGGTTGAAACCGGTGTGACGTTTGAGGAGAACGCATTGATCAAGGCGCGGGATGTGGCGAAGCGAACCGGGCTGCCGGCGCTCGCCGATGACAGCGGACTGATTGTTGACGTACTTGGCGCGGCTCCTGGCATCCTTTCGGCGCGTTGGGCCGGTGCTCATGGCCATGACAAGGCCAACAACGCCTTGTTGCTCGCCCAACTTGAAGACATTCCCGACGGTAAGCGTGGTGCCCGCTTCAATTGTGCGGCGGCTTTGGTGGTGCCGAAGCATTGCGGTGAGGAACGGCCAAACGGAACCGCGCCGAAGGCCGAAGAGACCGTGAAGCTTGGCGAGATGCGTGGCACGGTCATCCGTGAGCCTCGTGGCGAGAACGGTTTCGGCTACGATTCCATCTTTGTACCAAATGACCAGCCTGGCCGGTTGAACGAAAACGACGAAAAGCTGACCAGCGCCGAAATGACAGCCGAGGAAAAGAACGCGATTTCCCACCGTCACAAGGCTTTCGTCGCGCTCGCCCCCGCGATCAAGGCGCTTATCGGCTGA
- the rph gene encoding ribonuclease PH — protein MAEIKDLLDKNTVVRPDGRAVDELRPVKITRHFTDAPEGSVLIECGNTRVMCTATFAPGVPRWRKDSGLGWVTAEYAMLPRATSERTPRESVKGKVGGRTQEISRLVGRCLRGVIDMKALGENQVQLDCDVLQADGGTRTASVTGAYVALVDALHWAEKHKHIRSAQKAIKDQISAVSVGIINGTPMLDLPYIEDSQAMTDMNVAMTGSGKFIEIQGTAEHRPFTRDELNVLLELAEKGNKELQRAQNEALAKD, from the coding sequence ATGGCTGAAATCAAAGATTTATTGGATAAGAATACCGTTGTGCGCCCCGACGGACGTGCCGTCGACGAGCTGCGGCCTGTCAAGATCACCCGTCATTTCACCGATGCCCCGGAAGGCTCTGTGCTCATTGAATGCGGCAACACTCGCGTGATGTGTACCGCTACATTTGCGCCCGGAGTGCCACGCTGGCGCAAGGATTCGGGCCTCGGCTGGGTCACCGCTGAATACGCGATGCTGCCGCGCGCCACCTCCGAGCGCACGCCGCGCGAATCTGTGAAAGGCAAAGTCGGCGGACGCACGCAGGAGATCAGCCGCTTGGTCGGTCGTTGTCTGCGTGGTGTCATCGACATGAAGGCGCTGGGCGAGAATCAGGTGCAGCTGGACTGCGACGTATTGCAAGCTGACGGTGGCACTCGTACAGCATCGGTGACCGGCGCTTACGTCGCGTTGGTCGACGCCTTGCACTGGGCCGAAAAGCACAAGCACATCCGTTCCGCGCAGAAGGCCATTAAGGACCAGATTTCCGCGGTTTCCGTGGGCATCATCAACGGCACCCCGATGCTCGACCTGCCGTATATCGAAGACAGCCAAGCCATGACCGACATGAATGTCGCCATGACCGGCTCCGGCAAGTTCATCGAGATCCAAGGTACCGCCGAGCATCGCCCATTCACCCGCGACGAGCTCAACGTGCTGCTCGAGTTGGCAGAGAAGGGCAACAAGGAGCTCCAGCGCGCGCAGAACGAGGCGCTCGCAAAGGACTGA
- a CDS encoding Pr6Pr family membrane protein, with the protein MKYFVGIYRLVIAFLCLAWTSVAWSETSYWVYFTYETNFLLGLVMLWAGIACLIDGKQPPAWLKGILTLYILITGVVAATLLPPANPATAKYVFGIMTNVILHRVVPILAVIDFILFDAHRRFKWHYVLTWLIYFPFYLAFVLIRAQLWPHSGPEAGGNPYPYGFIDVNKIGWNKMWINIAMCIVAFAVMGFVIFLIDRILPKKPLIGSVRN; encoded by the coding sequence ATGAAATATTTTGTCGGAATCTACCGTCTTGTCATCGCATTTCTGTGTCTGGCGTGGACGAGTGTGGCTTGGAGCGAGACCAGCTATTGGGTCTACTTCACCTACGAAACCAACTTCCTGCTCGGGCTGGTAATGCTGTGGGCCGGTATCGCGTGCCTTATCGACGGCAAGCAGCCGCCCGCGTGGCTCAAAGGCATTCTGACACTATATATATTGATTACCGGCGTTGTCGCTGCAACGCTTCTGCCGCCTGCCAATCCTGCGACCGCAAAGTATGTGTTCGGCATCATGACCAATGTCATTTTGCACCGGGTTGTGCCGATTCTCGCGGTGATAGATTTCATTCTTTTTGACGCCCACCGCCGCTTCAAGTGGCATTATGTGCTCACTTGGCTTATCTACTTCCCGTTCTATCTGGCGTTCGTGCTCATCCGTGCGCAACTCTGGCCCCATTCCGGGCCTGAGGCCGGCGGCAATCCGTACCCATACGGTTTCATCGATGTCAACAAGATTGGCTGGAACAAGATGTGGATCAATATCGCGATGTGCATCGTCGCCTTTGCTGTTATGGGGTTTGTCATCTTCCTTATTGACCGTATCCTGCCCAAGAAACCGCTGATTGGTTCCGTGCGCAACTGA